A genomic segment from Luteibacter aegosomatis encodes:
- the paoA gene encoding aldehyde dehydrogenase iron-sulfur subunit PaoA: MDSNDLQVSRRGFLKLSAVSATVAASPPLLAKMSTPDGGRPPVMAQVTMEVNGTSRTLDLDTRTTLLDALREHMHLTGTKKGCDHGQCGACTVLVDGRRINSCLTLAVMHQGAKVTTIEGLGTPDRLHAMQAAFIKHDGYQCGYCTPGQICSAVGVLDEIHRDVPSHVTADLGAKAAVGDAELRERMSGNICRCGAYSNIIEAIAEVAGSKA; the protein is encoded by the coding sequence ATGGACTCCAACGATCTGCAGGTTTCCCGTCGCGGTTTCCTGAAACTCAGCGCGGTTTCCGCGACGGTGGCCGCCTCGCCTCCGTTGCTCGCGAAGATGTCCACGCCCGACGGCGGCCGTCCCCCGGTGATGGCCCAGGTGACGATGGAGGTCAATGGCACGTCGCGGACGCTGGACCTGGACACGCGTACCACGTTGCTCGACGCGCTGCGCGAGCACATGCACCTCACCGGCACGAAGAAAGGCTGCGACCATGGTCAATGCGGCGCCTGCACGGTGCTGGTCGACGGGCGCCGGATCAACAGCTGCCTCACCCTGGCCGTGATGCACCAGGGCGCCAAGGTCACCACCATCGAAGGCCTGGGCACGCCCGACAGGCTACACGCCATGCAGGCCGCCTTCATCAAGCATGACGGTTACCAGTGCGGTTACTGCACGCCCGGACAGATATGCAGCGCGGTCGGCGTACTCGACGAGATCCATCGTGACGTGCCCAGCCACGTCACCGCCGACCTGGGCGCGAAGGCCGCGGTGGGCGATGCCGAACTGCGCGAGCGCATGAGCGGCAACATCTGCCGTTGCGGTGCGTACTCCAACATCATCGAAGCGATCGCCGAGGTCGCCGGGAGCAAGGCATGA
- a CDS encoding FAD binding domain-containing protein, giving the protein MKPFTYERATSPAQAAAAAARMRNTKFIAGGTNLLDLMKIGVEEPEHLVDVNGLDLDTISKTDDGGLRIGALVRNTDLAADRIVRSDYAVLSRALLAGASGQLRNKATTAGNLLQRTRCPYFYDTHQACNKRLPGSGCAALGGFSRSHAIVGVSKACIAAHPSDMAVAMRLLDAKVETVQPDGKARSIPIADFYTLPGNTPNVENTLQPGELITAVTLPRPLGGTHIYHKVRDRASYAFALVSVAAVVQKDGSGRVALGGVAPEPWRVEAAEAELPQGAKAVTPRLLAGAQTTRHNAMKVPLVERTLASVLAQAKG; this is encoded by the coding sequence ATGAAACCGTTCACCTACGAACGTGCCACCTCCCCGGCCCAGGCCGCCGCGGCGGCGGCGCGCATGCGCAACACGAAATTCATCGCCGGCGGCACCAACCTGCTCGATCTCATGAAGATCGGCGTCGAGGAGCCGGAGCACCTGGTCGACGTCAACGGCCTGGACCTGGACACCATCTCGAAGACCGACGACGGCGGCCTGCGCATCGGCGCGCTGGTGCGCAACACCGACCTCGCCGCCGACCGCATCGTGCGCAGCGACTATGCCGTGCTCTCGCGCGCGCTGCTCGCCGGTGCGTCGGGCCAGCTGCGAAACAAAGCGACCACGGCGGGCAACCTGCTCCAGCGTACGCGTTGTCCGTACTTCTACGACACGCATCAAGCCTGCAACAAGCGACTTCCCGGCAGCGGTTGCGCGGCGCTCGGCGGCTTCAGCCGCTCGCACGCCATCGTCGGCGTCAGCAAGGCATGCATCGCCGCGCACCCCAGCGACATGGCCGTAGCGATGCGACTGCTCGATGCCAAGGTGGAAACCGTGCAGCCCGACGGCAAGGCCCGCAGCATTCCCATCGCCGACTTCTACACGCTACCGGGCAACACGCCGAACGTGGAAAACACGCTCCAGCCCGGCGAACTCATCACCGCGGTGACGTTGCCCAGGCCGTTGGGCGGTACGCACATCTATCACAAGGTGCGTGACCGGGCCTCGTACGCGTTCGCCCTGGTCTCCGTGGCGGCGGTGGTGCAGAAGGACGGCAGCGGTCGCGTGGCCCTTGGGGGTGTGGCGCCCGAGCCGTGGCGCGTCGAGGCCGCGGAGGCCGAACTGCCGCAGGGCGCGAAGGCCGTCACGCCGCGCCTCCTGGCCGGCGCGCAAACGACCCGACACAACGCCATGAAGGTTCCGCTGGTCGAACGCACGCTCGCCTCGGTACTGGCGCAAGCGAAGGGGTGA
- the paoC gene encoding aldehyde oxidoreductase molybdenum-binding subunit PaoC, which yields MKFDTPATINPIDRLKVVGKPHPRVEGPLKTTGTARYAYERHDAVPNHAYGYIVPATIGKGRVLSIDTSRARRAPGVLAIVTAKDAGNLGKGKYNTAKLLGGPEVQHYHQALAVVVADTFEQARWAASLVKVEYAREKGAFDLAAAKGSATKPGDDADSAVGDFAGAYAGAPVKLDATYTTPDQSHAMMEPHASIAAWDGDKLTIWTANQMIAWSKGDVAATLGLPKDSVRLISPYIGGGFGGKLFVRADALLAALGARAAKRPVAVTLPRPVMFNNTTHRPATIQRIRIGAGEDGKITAIGHESWSGDLEGGGPETAVNQTHLLYAGANRMTAMRLAVLDLPEGNAMRAPGEAPGLMALEIAIDEMAEKLKLDPVQFRILNDTQVDPEKPERPFSQRNFVQCMREGADRFGWKDRSSTPGTKRDGAWLVGMGVASAFRNNLVMKSGARVRLAADGTATVETDMTDIGTGSYTIIAQTAAEMLGLPIEKVVVKLGDSDFPVSAGSGGQWGGNSSTAGVYAACVKLRENVAKNLGLDPATAVFEDGKVSAGGRSLPLAQAAVNGEVVGEDTMEYGDLEKRFQQSTFGAHFVEVGVHAATGEIRVRRMLAVCAAGRILNPTSARSQVIGAMTMGVGAALMEELVVDERLGFFVNHDLAGYEVPVHADIPHQEVVFLDETDPKSSPMKAKGVGELGICGVAAAIANAVYNATGVRVRDYPVTLDKLLGGLPTV from the coding sequence ATGAAATTCGATACGCCCGCCACCATCAATCCCATCGATCGCCTCAAGGTCGTCGGCAAGCCCCATCCACGCGTCGAAGGGCCGCTCAAGACGACGGGCACGGCGCGCTATGCCTATGAGCGCCACGACGCGGTACCCAACCACGCCTACGGTTACATCGTGCCCGCGACGATCGGCAAGGGGCGCGTGCTTTCCATCGATACCAGCCGCGCGCGGCGTGCGCCGGGCGTGCTGGCGATCGTCACGGCGAAGGACGCCGGCAACCTGGGCAAGGGCAAGTACAACACGGCCAAGCTGCTCGGCGGCCCCGAGGTTCAGCACTATCACCAAGCCCTGGCGGTGGTGGTGGCCGATACCTTCGAGCAGGCGCGCTGGGCCGCGTCGCTGGTCAAGGTGGAATACGCCCGCGAGAAAGGCGCGTTCGACTTGGCGGCGGCGAAAGGCTCGGCCACCAAGCCCGGCGATGATGCGGACAGCGCGGTCGGCGACTTCGCCGGGGCCTACGCGGGCGCCCCCGTAAAGCTGGACGCCACCTACACCACGCCCGACCAGTCGCACGCCATGATGGAGCCGCATGCCTCCATCGCGGCATGGGACGGCGACAAGCTCACGATCTGGACGGCCAACCAGATGATCGCCTGGAGCAAGGGCGACGTGGCGGCCACGCTCGGCCTGCCCAAGGACAGCGTCCGCCTGATCTCGCCTTATATCGGCGGCGGTTTCGGCGGCAAGCTTTTCGTCCGCGCGGACGCCTTGCTGGCCGCGCTCGGCGCGCGGGCCGCGAAGCGACCGGTGGCCGTCACCCTGCCTCGGCCGGTGATGTTCAACAACACCACGCACCGGCCGGCCACGATCCAGCGCATACGCATCGGCGCCGGCGAAGACGGCAAGATCACGGCGATCGGTCACGAAAGCTGGTCGGGCGATCTCGAGGGCGGCGGTCCGGAAACCGCGGTGAACCAGACCCACCTGCTCTACGCGGGCGCCAACCGCATGACCGCGATGCGTCTTGCCGTGCTCGATCTGCCCGAAGGCAATGCGATGCGCGCGCCGGGCGAAGCGCCCGGCCTGATGGCGCTGGAAATCGCCATCGACGAGATGGCCGAGAAACTGAAGCTCGACCCGGTGCAGTTCCGCATCCTCAACGACACCCAGGTGGACCCGGAAAAACCGGAACGCCCATTCTCGCAGCGCAATTTCGTGCAATGCATGCGCGAGGGCGCCGACCGTTTCGGCTGGAAGGACCGCTCGTCCACGCCGGGCACGAAGCGCGACGGCGCCTGGTTGGTCGGCATGGGCGTGGCCTCCGCCTTCCGCAACAACCTGGTGATGAAGTCGGGCGCGCGCGTGCGGCTGGCCGCCGATGGAACGGCCACCGTCGAGACCGACATGACCGACATCGGCACGGGCAGCTACACCATCATCGCGCAGACCGCCGCCGAGATGCTCGGGCTGCCCATCGAGAAGGTGGTGGTGAAGCTGGGGGATTCCGACTTTCCCGTCTCCGCGGGCTCGGGCGGCCAGTGGGGCGGCAACAGCTCCACCGCGGGCGTCTACGCGGCCTGCGTGAAGCTGCGCGAGAACGTGGCGAAGAACCTCGGCCTCGATCCGGCGACGGCGGTGTTCGAAGACGGCAAGGTCAGCGCGGGCGGACGCAGCCTGCCGCTGGCGCAAGCCGCCGTGAACGGCGAGGTGGTGGGCGAGGACACCATGGAATACGGCGACCTCGAAAAGCGTTTCCAGCAATCCACGTTCGGCGCGCATTTCGTCGAAGTGGGCGTGCACGCCGCCACCGGCGAGATCCGCGTACGGCGCATGCTCGCCGTTTGCGCCGCGGGACGCATCCTCAACCCGACCTCGGCGCGCAGCCAGGTCATCGGTGCGATGACCATGGGCGTCGGCGCGGCGCTCATGGAAGAGCTCGTGGTCGACGAGCGGCTCGGCTTCTTCGTCAACCACGATCTGGCCGGCTACGAAGTGCCGGTGCACGCGGACATCCCCCACCAGGAGGTCGTGTTCCTCGACGAGACCGATCCGAAGTCCTCGCCGATGAAGGCCAAGGGCGTGGGCGAGCTGGGCATCTGCGGTGTCGCCGCGGCGATCGCCAATGCCGTGTACAACGCCACGGGCGTGCGCGTGCGCGATTACCCGGTCACGCTCGATAAATTGCTCGGGGGATTGCCCACGGTTTGA
- a CDS encoding XdhC family protein produces MNSAHELRTLVDALIDLRERSRTGALATLTRTRGSTFRRVGTSMLVHDDGGIVCELSGGCPQRDIVERALDAMRDGTPRIVRYNAANGLDLMIEMGCGGELEILIEPLAEPRCLDFVDALDEGIRQRRPGRLVTLFAVNGQAVPPRRQVWFGGERRHDGIGDPALDEALVAAASGHTARPSTLSLPASQGIADVLVEPVAPMHRLVVIGSSAAAHAMLPLATALGWPVTLVDSNPDRLRLPQLPGDVHTVCASPDTLTRHFPFDAYTSVVVMTHNLEQDMAYIHALRDTPLTYVGVIGSRERVRRMHDGEGLSGRIVHAPAGLDIGSETPTEIALAIAAEIVATIHDRSGGPLRDRDGAIH; encoded by the coding sequence ATGAACTCGGCCCACGAACTGCGTACGTTGGTCGACGCGCTCATCGACTTGCGCGAACGGTCACGCACGGGCGCGCTGGCCACGCTCACCCGTACTCGCGGATCCACGTTCCGCCGCGTGGGCACGAGCATGCTCGTGCATGACGACGGCGGCATCGTCTGCGAACTGTCGGGCGGATGCCCGCAGCGCGACATCGTCGAGCGCGCGTTGGATGCCATGCGCGACGGCACGCCGCGGATCGTGCGATACAACGCGGCGAACGGCCTCGACCTGATGATCGAGATGGGGTGCGGCGGCGAGCTGGAAATCCTGATCGAACCGCTGGCGGAGCCTCGTTGCCTCGACTTCGTCGATGCCCTCGACGAAGGCATCCGGCAACGCCGTCCGGGACGCCTCGTGACCCTGTTCGCGGTGAATGGGCAGGCCGTGCCGCCCCGGCGCCAGGTCTGGTTCGGCGGGGAACGGCGCCACGACGGCATCGGCGACCCCGCGCTGGACGAAGCGCTCGTCGCGGCCGCGTCCGGCCACACCGCCAGGCCGTCCACGCTCTCGCTGCCTGCGTCGCAAGGTATCGCCGACGTGCTGGTCGAACCGGTCGCGCCGATGCACCGTCTCGTCGTGATCGGCAGCAGCGCGGCGGCACACGCCATGCTTCCGCTGGCGACCGCCCTCGGCTGGCCGGTGACCCTGGTCGACTCGAACCCCGACCGCCTGCGCCTGCCGCAACTTCCGGGCGACGTGCATACGGTGTGCGCAAGCCCAGATACCCTGACCCGCCACTTTCCGTTCGACGCGTACACCTCGGTGGTGGTGATGACCCATAACCTCGAACAGGACATGGCCTACATCCACGCGTTGCGCGATACGCCGCTCACCTACGTCGGCGTCATCGGCTCGCGCGAGCGCGTGCGGCGCATGCACGACGGCGAGGGCCTGTCCGGCCGCATCGTCCATGCGCCGGCCGGACTGGACATCGGTTCGGAAACGCCGACGGAAATCGCCCTGGCCATCGCCGCGGAGATCGTCGCGACGATCCATGACCGCTCCGGTGGGCCCCTGCGCGACCGCGACGGCGCGATCCATTGA
- a CDS encoding catalase produces MVSKKNVDSPTAKDTRGNGDELHQEAGGSHAPLTTNQGVAVSDDQNSLKIGERGPVLLEDFILREKITHFDHERIPERIVHARGSAAHGYFELTASLADYTTARVLTEVGERTPVFTRFSTVAGGAGSVDTPRDVRGFAVKLYTKEGNWDLVGNNIPVFFIQDAIKFPDLIHAVKMEPDRGFPQAASAHDTFWDFISLTPEAFHMIMWAMSDRAIPRSLRMIEGFGIHSFRLVNAKGKSTFVKFHWRPKLGLQSTVWDEAVKLAGADPDFHRRDLFESIQAGNFPEWELGVQLFTEEQAAAFPFDHLDATKLIPEEMVPLKIIGRMVLDRWPDNFFAETEQVAFCPSHLVPGIDFSNDPLLQGRLFSYLDTQLSRLGSPNFHQLPINAPKCPFANHQRDAHMQHQVPKGRVAYGPSSLEGNTPREDPRRGFRSFGAEEAGARGRIRAETFADHYSQARLFYTSQTVYEQAHIASALVFELSKVETLHVREAVVGHLRHIDENLAKRVADGLALDTFPPAPKAMAPLVEMKPSPALQIIGKMKATLEGRTVGILIDDGSDAVLVASVRKTAEKAGATVKIVAPKVGGARLTDGGKMVADGQLAGTPSINFDAVAVVLGADGAKALAKEAAAIDFVRDAFGHLKAIGLDAGGRNLFEAAGLEADEGVFDLTKHKAFIEGAKGRFFDREAKVRLLA; encoded by the coding sequence ATGGTCAGCAAGAAGAATGTCGATTCGCCGACGGCGAAGGATACGCGTGGGAACGGGGACGAACTCCACCAGGAAGCCGGGGGCTCGCATGCCCCGTTGACGACCAACCAGGGCGTCGCCGTCAGCGACGACCAGAACTCGCTGAAGATCGGCGAGCGCGGCCCGGTGCTGCTGGAGGATTTCATCCTCCGCGAGAAGATCACCCACTTCGACCATGAGCGCATCCCCGAACGCATCGTCCACGCGCGCGGCTCGGCGGCGCACGGGTACTTCGAACTGACGGCCTCGCTGGCCGACTACACGACCGCCCGGGTGCTCACCGAGGTCGGCGAACGTACGCCCGTGTTCACCCGCTTCTCCACGGTGGCGGGCGGCGCGGGATCGGTTGACACGCCGCGCGACGTGCGCGGCTTCGCGGTGAAGCTGTATACCAAGGAAGGCAATTGGGACCTGGTGGGCAACAACATCCCTGTGTTCTTCATCCAGGATGCGATCAAGTTTCCCGACCTGATCCACGCCGTGAAGATGGAACCCGATCGCGGGTTTCCGCAGGCGGCCAGCGCCCACGATACCTTCTGGGATTTCATTTCGCTCACGCCCGAAGCCTTCCACATGATCATGTGGGCGATGTCCGATCGGGCCATCCCGCGCTCGCTGCGGATGATCGAGGGCTTCGGCATCCACTCGTTCCGACTGGTGAATGCCAAGGGCAAGAGCACCTTCGTGAAGTTCCACTGGCGGCCCAAGCTGGGCCTGCAGTCCACCGTGTGGGACGAAGCCGTGAAGTTGGCGGGCGCCGATCCGGACTTCCATCGCCGCGACCTCTTCGAGTCGATCCAGGCGGGCAACTTCCCCGAATGGGAGCTCGGCGTCCAGTTGTTCACCGAGGAGCAGGCGGCCGCGTTCCCCTTCGATCACCTGGACGCGACCAAGCTCATCCCCGAGGAAATGGTGCCGCTGAAGATCATCGGCCGGATGGTGCTGGACCGCTGGCCCGACAACTTCTTCGCCGAGACCGAGCAGGTGGCGTTCTGCCCTTCGCACCTGGTGCCGGGCATCGATTTCAGCAACGATCCCTTGCTGCAGGGGCGTCTGTTCTCCTACCTCGACACCCAGCTTTCCCGCCTCGGCTCGCCCAACTTCCATCAGCTCCCCATCAACGCGCCCAAGTGTCCGTTCGCGAACCATCAGCGTGATGCGCACATGCAGCATCAGGTGCCGAAGGGACGCGTGGCCTATGGCCCGAGTTCACTGGAGGGCAATACGCCACGGGAGGACCCGCGCCGCGGCTTCCGCTCGTTCGGTGCCGAGGAAGCGGGGGCGCGTGGCCGTATCCGTGCGGAAACCTTCGCCGATCACTACAGCCAGGCGCGGCTGTTCTACACCAGCCAGACCGTCTACGAGCAGGCACACATCGCGTCGGCCCTGGTGTTCGAGCTTTCCAAGGTGGAAACGCTCCACGTGCGCGAGGCCGTAGTGGGCCACCTGCGCCATATCGACGAAAACCTCGCCAAACGCGTCGCCGACGGCCTGGCGCTGGACACGTTCCCGCCGGCGCCCAAGGCGATGGCTCCCCTCGTCGAGATGAAGCCGTCCCCGGCGCTGCAGATCATCGGCAAGATGAAGGCCACGCTCGAGGGACGCACGGTCGGCATCCTCATCGACGACGGTTCCGATGCGGTATTGGTCGCGAGCGTCAGGAAGACGGCGGAGAAGGCCGGCGCCACGGTGAAGATCGTGGCACCGAAGGTGGGCGGCGCCCGTCTGACGGACGGCGGCAAGATGGTGGCCGACGGCCAGTTGGCGGGTACACCGTCGATCAACTTCGATGCCGTCGCCGTGGTGCTGGGTGCCGATGGAGCGAAGGCGTTGGCCAAGGAAGCCGCCGCCATCGATTTCGTGCGGGATGCCTTCGGCCACCTCAAGGCCATCGGCCTCGATGCCGGCGGACGGAACCTGTTCGAGGCGGCCGGCCTGGAGGCCGACGAAGGCGTGTTCGACCTGACGAAGCACAAGGCGTTCATCGAGGGTGCGAAGGGACGCTTCTTCGATCGTGAAGCGAAGGTGCGCCTCCTGGCCTGA
- a CDS encoding SDR family oxidoreductase: protein MNTRNVVLITGASSGFGRLTAEALARAGHTVYASMRATTGRNATVVAEMAAFAKDHGVDLRTVEMDVQDQDSVDAAVATVIADAGRIDVLMHNAGHMVSGPAEAFTPEQYAQLYDVNVLSTQRVNRAALPHLRRQRKGLLIWVSSSSVTGGTPPYLAPYFGAKAAMDAIAIQYARELARWGIETSIVVPGAFTNGTNHFAHTAPPADTARLAEYQDDPDSPYRGFIEKVNSAFAEIVPDSARAELVADAIVDLVAKPFGERPFRVHVDPTQDGADVVFTVMDRIKAEMLHRVGFADLLTPRIG, encoded by the coding sequence ATGAACACCAGGAACGTCGTGCTCATCACCGGCGCGTCCAGCGGTTTCGGCCGCCTCACCGCCGAAGCCCTGGCCCGCGCCGGACACACCGTCTATGCCTCGATGCGCGCCACCACCGGGCGCAACGCCACCGTGGTCGCCGAGATGGCCGCCTTCGCGAAGGACCACGGCGTCGACCTGCGCACCGTCGAGATGGACGTGCAGGACCAGGACTCGGTCGATGCCGCCGTCGCCACCGTCATCGCCGACGCCGGCCGCATCGACGTGCTGATGCACAACGCCGGGCACATGGTGTCCGGCCCCGCCGAAGCCTTCACCCCCGAGCAGTACGCCCAGCTCTACGACGTCAACGTGCTCAGTACCCAGCGCGTCAACCGCGCCGCCCTTCCCCACCTGCGCAGGCAACGAAAAGGCTTGCTGATCTGGGTCTCGTCGTCCTCGGTCACCGGTGGCACGCCGCCTTACCTCGCCCCGTATTTCGGTGCCAAGGCGGCCATGGACGCCATCGCCATCCAGTACGCCAGGGAACTCGCGCGCTGGGGCATCGAAACCTCCATCGTCGTGCCCGGAGCCTTCACCAACGGCACCAACCACTTCGCCCACACCGCGCCGCCGGCCGACACGGCCCGCCTGGCCGAATACCAGGACGACCCTGACAGCCCGTACCGCGGCTTCATCGAAAAGGTGAACTCCGCGTTCGCCGAGATCGTGCCGGACAGCGCCCGCGCCGAGCTGGTCGCCGACGCCATCGTCGACCTCGTCGCCAAACCCTTCGGTGAGCGCCCCTTCCGGGTGCACGTCGATCCGACCCAGGACGGCGCGGACGTCGTGTTCACCGTGATGGACCGGATCAAGGCCGAAATGCTCCACCGGGTGGGCTTCGCCGACCTGCTCACGCCGCGCATCGGGTAA
- a CDS encoding SDR family oxidoreductase translates to MHTNHAKTALVTGASRGIGAAIAERLARDGFNVLLNFAGGADDAEALARKIERDGGRAVTAQADVTDPAAVARLFDNAEAAFGGLDVLVNNAGIMKLETLAESSDALFDSHIAVNLKGTFNTLREASRRLRDGGRIINLSSSLVGLLMPTYGVYAATKAAVEAMTHILAKELRGRNITVNAVAPGPTATRLFLDGKPQEVVDRLAKAAPLERLGQPDDIAAVVSFLAGADGGWVNGQVLRANGGII, encoded by the coding sequence ATGCACACGAACCACGCCAAGACCGCCCTCGTCACCGGCGCCTCCCGCGGCATCGGCGCCGCGATCGCGGAACGCCTGGCCAGGGACGGCTTCAACGTCCTGCTGAATTTCGCCGGCGGCGCGGACGACGCCGAAGCGCTCGCCCGGAAGATCGAACGGGACGGCGGCCGCGCCGTGACCGCCCAGGCCGACGTGACCGACCCGGCCGCCGTCGCCCGCCTCTTCGACAACGCCGAAGCCGCGTTCGGGGGCCTCGACGTACTGGTGAACAACGCCGGCATCATGAAGCTGGAAACGCTCGCGGAAAGCAGCGACGCGCTGTTCGACAGCCACATCGCCGTCAACCTCAAGGGCACCTTCAACACGCTGCGCGAAGCCTCCCGCCGTCTGCGCGACGGTGGCCGGATCATCAACCTGAGCAGCAGCCTCGTGGGCCTGCTCATGCCGACCTACGGCGTGTATGCCGCCACCAAGGCCGCCGTGGAGGCGATGACCCACATCCTCGCCAAGGAACTGCGCGGCCGGAACATCACGGTGAATGCCGTGGCCCCCGGTCCCACCGCGACCCGGCTCTTCCTCGACGGCAAGCCGCAGGAGGTGGTCGATCGCCTCGCCAAGGCGGCTCCCCTGGAGCGCCTCGGCCAGCCCGACGACATCGCCGCCGTCGTGTCCTTCCTCGCCGGCGCCGACGGCGGCTGGGTGAACGGCCAGGTGCTGCGCGCCAACGGCGGAATCATCTGA
- a CDS encoding LysR family transcriptional regulator, with amino-acid sequence MDRLDVMKLFVRVVERRSFTQAANDMEVPRSTCTKVIRDLETRLGTRLLQRTTRVVRPTLDGEAYYQRCIAILDDVEDADGAFRDLVPKGLLRVEVQGTLARHFLVPALPSFFAQYPDIELSMSESDRWVDLVQEGVDCALRYGRPRDSELVARKVAELDRLTVATPEYLEKFGTPTTVDQLEGHRVVGLRSITSGLVTPLEFRIDGELRTMTLPAPFTVTGTESYLAGIRLGLGIAQVPRFHVEDALREGRLVEILKDTPPPSAPVSLLYSRMRQLSPRVRVFLDWAAREFALRNPSTREH; translated from the coding sequence ATGGACCGGCTCGACGTGATGAAGCTCTTCGTCCGCGTGGTGGAACGGCGCAGCTTCACCCAGGCGGCGAACGACATGGAGGTGCCGCGTTCCACCTGCACCAAGGTGATCCGCGACCTGGAAACCCGCCTGGGCACGCGCCTGTTGCAGCGGACCACCCGCGTGGTGCGCCCCACGCTGGACGGCGAGGCGTATTACCAGCGTTGCATCGCCATCCTCGACGACGTGGAAGACGCCGACGGCGCCTTTCGCGACCTGGTGCCGAAAGGCCTGCTGCGCGTGGAAGTGCAGGGCACGCTGGCGCGTCACTTCCTGGTGCCCGCGCTGCCGTCGTTCTTCGCGCAATACCCCGACATCGAACTGTCGATGAGCGAAAGCGACCGCTGGGTGGACCTCGTGCAGGAGGGCGTGGACTGCGCGCTGCGCTACGGCCGTCCTCGCGACAGCGAACTGGTGGCGCGCAAGGTCGCCGAACTCGACCGCCTCACCGTCGCCACCCCGGAATACCTGGAAAAATTCGGCACGCCCACGACCGTCGATCAACTCGAGGGCCATCGCGTGGTGGGGCTGCGCTCGATCACCAGCGGGCTGGTGACGCCGCTGGAATTCCGCATCGACGGCGAGCTGCGCACCATGACGCTGCCCGCGCCGTTCACGGTCACCGGCACCGAGAGTTACCTGGCCGGTATCCGCCTGGGCCTGGGTATCGCGCAGGTGCCGCGCTTCCACGTCGAGGACGCGTTGCGCGAAGGACGGCTGGTGGAGATCCTCAAGGATACGCCGCCGCCGAGCGCGCCCGTCTCGCTGCTCTACTCGCGCATGCGCCAGCTCTCGCCGCGCGTGCGCGTCTTCCTGGACTGGGCCGCGCGCGAATTCGCCCTGCGCAACCCGTCGACGCGGGAGCACTGA
- a CDS encoding GlxA family transcriptional regulator, with amino-acid sequence MATRIVCMLAYEGAQSLDISGPLEVFALASRQAQEDGLAQAPLYRTQVLTRDGGAVTLSSGMRLLPDHACAAMPRDTDTLLVCGGMGDAVDRARDDGALVDWLRGAARRVRRIASVCSGALLLAETGVLDGCEATTHWSDVRELRERYRAVRVVPDAIYTRTGEVWTSAGITTGMDLALAMVTADHGAPLSLKVARRMVMASKRSGGQSQISAELAALELPDPLHELANWIRENLRSRLDADLLAERLHMSTRQFSRRFGAAFGTSPQKYVEGLRVDHAKPLLESTRKDVKRVAAECGFPSAEAMRRAFVRHLGIAPSEYRQRLRGE; translated from the coding sequence GTGGCGACGCGCATCGTCTGCATGCTCGCCTACGAGGGCGCGCAGTCGCTCGACATCAGCGGGCCGCTCGAAGTGTTCGCCCTGGCCAGCCGGCAGGCACAGGAAGACGGTCTCGCCCAGGCGCCCCTGTATCGCACGCAGGTGCTGACCAGGGATGGCGGCGCGGTGACCCTGTCCTCCGGCATGCGCCTGCTGCCCGACCATGCGTGCGCGGCGATGCCCCGGGATACCGACACGCTGCTGGTCTGTGGCGGCATGGGCGACGCGGTGGACCGGGCCCGTGACGACGGCGCGCTGGTCGACTGGCTGCGCGGCGCGGCAAGACGGGTGCGCCGCATCGCCTCGGTGTGCAGCGGTGCCCTGTTGCTCGCGGAAACCGGCGTGCTCGACGGGTGCGAAGCCACCACGCACTGGAGCGACGTGCGTGAATTGCGCGAGCGCTATCGCGCGGTCAGGGTGGTGCCCGATGCCATCTACACGCGTACGGGCGAGGTATGGACCTCGGCCGGCATCACCACCGGCATGGACCTCGCCCTGGCGATGGTCACGGCCGACCACGGCGCGCCGCTGTCGTTGAAGGTCGCGCGGCGCATGGTGATGGCGAGCAAGCGCTCGGGCGGCCAGAGCCAGATCAGCGCGGAACTGGCCGCGCTCGAGTTGCCCGACCCGCTCCACGAGTTGGCGAACTGGATTCGCGAGAACCTGCGCTCACGCCTGGATGCCGACCTGCTGGCCGAGCGCCTGCACATGAGCACGCGCCAGTTCAGCCGCCGCTTCGGCGCCGCCTTCGGTACCTCGCCGCAGAAATACGTCGAGGGCCTGCGCGTGGACCACGCCAAGCCCCTGCTCGAAAGCACGCGCAAGGACGTCAAGCGCGTGGCCGCCGAATGCGGCTTTCCTTCGGCCGAAGCCATGCGCCGGGCGTTCGTGCGCCACCTGGGTATCGCGCCCAGCGAATACCGGCAGCGCCTGCGCGGCGAATGA